GGAATCTCAAACATTGCAATGACAAGTCTAACGTGCGGCTTGACGACCTATCTCCTGATTCGCATGGTAACGATCGGTCATGTCGGGCCTAAGCAAACCGCGGCATTAGGAGCCGGTCTGGGATTGGCATTGCTTTCCCGATCCGTTTCCATTTACTTGATTCCTGTGATTCTTCTTGGAATCGTTTATCGGACCAAAAAAGCTGGCGCTCTAACCATCCAAACTATGTTCAAAACGCTACTTCCGGTCTGTTTGTTTGCGGCGGTGATATCGGCCTGGTGGTTTTTGTGGAGCTGGCAGCAATTCGGAGATCCATTCCAGTTTCAAATCGGAAGAGAAAAAGCAGGCGGATCGTTTACACCCAGTGATCCTGTTAGTTTCCGACACTTACTCCAAACCTGTGCGTTCCTGCATGCATCCTTCTGGGCTTATTTTGGGAGGATGGAATTTCACGCCGGCGTTACTGAATACACGATCTATCTAATCCTGGAAGTTTTGGCTTTGATCGGAATTTTTCAGATATCGAAAGAAAAAAAGCAAGAGGAACCATTTGAAAAAATCCCATTCCTGCTCTTAATGTTCAGTGGCTTTTTAGCAAACGCGCAGGTCATTCTATTCAATATGAAAATCGCTTCACCGCAAGGACGCTATCTTTATATGGCGATCATTCCTGTATGCATCGGGCTGGGCGCGGGCATCTTGAAAATTCTGCCGCAACAAAACCGAAAACCGGCAACTGTGGCGCTTATCTTATTTTTATTTTTGCTGTGCCTTTATCTGCTTTTGTTTTACTGGTTTCGTGTATTTCTGGACTAGCTCCGCGACCTCTGCCGCATCCAGATTCTTATTTGCGGGACCATTATGCTTTATCTAAATGCTGAATGATACTTGTTGTATTTTCCTAGGCGTACAGATCGTAGTTTTCCTCATAGTGTTCTTTCTGCAACCGTCATACGTCTTCTAAGCGCTCTTCTTCTGTTCTTTTGAGGCGGATCTTTTATCACATCGCTCAATTCTAATGCCTTTATCCGCCTACCCTCACCTTACCCTCTCCTTCAACAGACACGCTTCTCCCAGAACGAAAATTGTGTTGACTTGCGGAAGGGGGAGGGGGTACTAATTATCAATTGGTGTTAGTTTCTGGTAAAATAAGTGCCCGCACGAGGAGGAACAAAACACAATGAATCCCTTAGAACTACTCAAGAAATCAG
This genomic window from bacterium contains:
- a CDS encoding DUF2142 domain-containing protein encodes the protein MNRSCFLLVAIYFALGALILSSAPLGSFPDEKNHYAYTMFVRTHDALPRMDDSGISVAFHPPLYYFSCALVIHPDQDPWTNTVRCRIFSLLLGGVTLILIYKTALLISPENLELALLSTAFAALNPQFIFIHSGISNIAMTSLTCGLTTYLLIRMVTIGHVGPKQTAALGAGLGLALLSRSVSIYLIPVILLGIVYRTKKAGALTIQTMFKTLLPVCLFAAVISAWWFLWSWQQFGDPFQFQIGREKAGGSFTPSDPVSFRHLLQTCAFLHASFWAYFGRMEFHAGVTEYTIYLILEVLALIGIFQISKEKKQEEPFEKIPFLLLMFSGFLANAQVILFNMKIASPQGRYLYMAIIPVCIGLGAGILKILPQQNRKPATVALILFLFLLCLYLLLFYWFRVFLD